The following is a genomic window from Nymphaea colorata isolate Beijing-Zhang1983 chromosome 3, ASM883128v2, whole genome shotgun sequence.
GGACTTGCATCGGGCGCTCAAGAGGGGCCTATCGAATATCGATCTCGTAAATGCTCCTGCTCAACCTGGCGCGATGGACATCAGGCTCAAAACTGAAGAGTTGGGTGCTTCTATGGATTCGACGGTTCTTTTGGGGTTCACTCCCACGCTGAATTTTGGGATACCCCTTCCAGTCTCTGAATCTGGGTCGGTCTCAGATGTCCGGAACATCTTCGTTTCGTCTGCGGTCTCGGAGAACAGTGAGGATCAAAGTAGCAAATCATCAACCGCAGCAAATTTTCCGACAACGAAGCACGATTCAGAGGTCAGCGGTGTGCGAGAAAACGAGCAAGTTAAAGGCACAGTTTTGGTGCAGGGCGCTGAAACTCAATTGGAGGAGAAGAATTTCGATGATGGTACTAAAAAGTTTAGAGCAGAGCGTGGAAATGATGAAGAATTTGCTGATGAATCTCCCGGAAACCATCTCGAAGGTGAGGGTTCTTCGAAGATCGATGAGCAAATAAATGATCAAGCTGATTCCTATTCTAGTGTGGAGTCCGATTCGAGGAGCTGTGCTAGAGTGGGAAGCTCTGCAACAGCTGTTTTAATCTCCACGAATGGCTGCTTCGCTGATCAACGTAATGGGAGGTGGACTCAAGAGGGAAAACAGAGTTGGTCTTCCGATTGCGATGGGGAGGTTAACCAGTCCGAATGCCGGGACAGCAAAGCAGGTGATGAAGACGAGAAGAATAAATATGAAGAGGCACATTCAGCATACTACCATGAAAATGGCGTTGAATTGGAGAGTGAGTTGAGAAAAGAAGAATCTGATGGTTCTAAGAAAGGAGAGAGGGTACGCCCCGTTAAACCTCTGAATCAAAATCGTAAATCTTCATTCGGAGGAGATTCCTGGACAGAATCTCTTGCTCAACTTCAAGTTGTCCAAGAAGCTCTTCAGAAAGGTTAGTGAATTTATCTTTCTAACCTTATACTGATTGGATGTATTCCTTCTTGTGTCTTCGTCATATTTCTCTGCAGATATTATGTCgattctatttctttctcttttgccccTGCATTTTGATGATCCTATGACGGCTCAAAAGCATGCTTTCAGGTGTGTAACTTATGATTGGTGTTAGGAATGTATACGAAACAACGACCATTTTTTAAGCACTTTTCGTACACCACAAGTCATTTTGCAAAGTGGCCCAATGCGATTGCGATTTGTTGCTTTTGAATAGTTGAATGATCCTAAAAAGTGGCGTTTATGTATAAATTCATAACACTAGTGACGTTACCAGTATACGTATGAAAGAGCCTCATTATGAATCGGagtcacacaaaaaaaaaatattgtagttTACTTAGATGTGCCTAATCATCTGGCTAATGTATATGACGCGAAACAATCTCTAAACAGTGATTCAGGACAGACGAAGACAGCACTGGCACAGTCGCACTTACTCCACATGGATGAACATCAGGCGGCCAGTATGTCATGCACTCACTGCCAATTTGCTCAATGTGTTGAGATTCAGGAgaaatttatttgatttgatcaGTTGGCGTACTCTTGTGGTGCATTTGGCACTTGATTCttagaaattttgtttctgttaAAAATCAATGAGTCTTAAAGTAATGGTGGTAAGGATAGTTGCTTCCTTCACATGAGACCATTTTGATGCCCTACAGATGAGGCTTTTAGaaccttttctattttaatttcGACGGAAGCATCAATAGGGTAGTAAGAATCAAAAGTTTACTTGTGCTTACCATGGTCCTGTTTGAAAGTGAATATGCCAAGTTTTTACCAATGTTTCAATTACTGTGCCATGAATTTTAATTCCCATCCAATTGTTTTCTTGCAGAGATTCAGAAGGTTGGAGTGATGAGAAGGGAAGCAGTTTCACGACTTGACATTTCTAGCCACATCCTTGGTACCACAGATAAGCATGAGAAGATTATTCCAACATCGTCTGATGCAGACAGCAGGTACCAGATTGAAGAAAATGGCTTCCCCTCCATTGAATTGCTGCCCAGTCTGATGTACCACAGAGTAATGGTTCTTGAGAGTCGACTGAAAGATGCAGAGAAAATGATACAACATAAAGAAGGCAGGGTAAAAGAACTTGAAGCAGTTCTTGGAGAAGCGAACCTAGTAAAAGATGGAAGTGACGGTGACTTGCAATCTCTAGGGAAGATGTTAAATGAGTGGGAAATGGAGATCGAGAGGCTGTTCATGGACAAGATTGAAGCTGAGACCAGGTATTTTGTGGTAAATGAGGCGAACAATGAAGTGAGATCCTTGATTGAGGGTGAGCTTCCGCTTGTTGAAGCTCATAAGGTTCTTCTTGAAGAGCAGAGACAGATGTTGAACAAGCTGAAAGAGGCAGAAGAGCACGCTCTTCTGCTGAAGAGCCGAGCAGAGGAACTAGAGAATGCATGCGTTAATCTGTCTGCTACAGAAAGAGATCTGAAGGTGCGGAGTAATGTCTCAAAGTTCACTCTCTACTGCTTCATCCAGTTGATACTATTTTTTCTAGCCCTTaagtttttgttctttcagTCATCTCCCTATTCTCCTGGGGTCGTACCCACCTAATTGGGTGTATGTTTCTGtagttcattttcttcttccccaGGAACATCATGCTGTACTATAATCTAGGTTCTTTTTTTCTGTAAGCGCCTATGCTTCAATCCTAGCTGATCATATCAAGATTACCTTCATGTGCTGTATAATGACTGGACTTCTGCTTTTCCGCTGTTTATGTtggtctctttctcttcattttttcaccATCAACGCGTATATATCTGTTGAATGTAAGAAGGATTTTGGAAGTGGATCCAGGAAAGACACACCAAGTACGCTGAAGAAATAGTCGATGCTAGAAAATATGTGATATTCATACTAGTAAAATATGGAGCCATTCCAATTATCAAACCTATCTCTCATGatggatttaagatttttaattaattgattTCCAATAGCTCGCTGCAATAATGCTCTCGACTTGCGTAGTTGGGGTCcttagaaaaaaacaaaggaaaccTTCAACCGTGCTTCTGCGTATTGTTTGGTGTTGGTTTCTCATGTGGCAAGAGTAGAGGACAGAGCAGAGCCCAGTTTTCTTCTCAAGCAGTTGCTGGCCTGCTGTCATGTGCAATATAGCATGGCCAGACAACCGATTCCATTGACAGGCCAATCGATTCGCGagtaaaggaaaaaagaaaagtaaacgAGGCCACGTGGTGTTGCGCACCCCATTGTCACCGATGGAGATTCTGCTTCGAAGAACTTGCCGACTCTGCGGTACAGGCTTTTCTTAAGGTCAGATTCACAGTCATTCGAACCAGCTTTTGTTTTCAGAGGCAATGTGTGAATTGCATCTCTTCCCTCAACAGTGAAATCCCATGTGACCACCATCCGTCGCTCTTCATAAGACGTGAAAAATCCGAGAGTTCTTTCAACTCATGGAAGTTCCATCCGGACGGCTCCGGAGCGGGAGTCGCAGCGAAACCCATTAACATGTACACGAGCCACCGAACGGAACATCGCTGTTTTTGCTCCGGCAGTCCATGAATTTGTAGTGATGCTCATCGAGGAAGAAGGAAATTTGCGCCTGCTCAGAGTCGCCATTAACATGTCTTCGACGTATATAGTTTGATTATGAATGGCGAAATTGTAGATTGTGTTTTAAAGCAGTAAAGAATACGAATACTCATCATCGTAATCATCGTTATCAAGCCTTATAGACAAGATTTCTTTtgaaggtgacttttcaccaTTCAAACACGCCGTTGCAGTGGCAGTAGACCTTTCTTAAACATTCAATTCTCGGGTGGAAAAAAGTTAAGCATTTATGGGGTTGCTGTTGACTTATTAAAGTCTACAATTGCCTCCATCCACATCACGATCTCATTGTCATCACGCCAAACAGtgttattcaaaatgaaaaagctcAAGCGAACGATGGGAAAGTTTAATAGTTTATGAAATGGCCGGTCGATCCACTGCAAGGTGGACAGACACTGTGGcgcattttcttctcctttcggCCAACATAAACAATCCAAGAAACATACTGACTGGAACATCATAATGAAGCAACAACAACATATGCTCCGTACCGGCCCTGTAATGGTTTCCGCCCACCTACTTGTTCAGGTATCTTCATCAACAACTCCAGCACAAGAAATCTTTCCCTGCTTTcctcatatgtgtgtgtatatatatatacatatatatatgtatatatacactagataaatataaaatttatgtcAAGTAATTATGAATTGTTCGACCAACTTAGTTGATTGTTTACGATATGTGTCGTGTAAACATATGTCATATTTTATGCTATGATTTCTAAAGAGAAACTTTAGATCTTCTAAATTAttaacctttccttttttttttccaaaaaaaaaaaaaaggacagcaACCCAGCCTATAGACTTGGACTCTGAAGCAGAAAACCTCCCAAGGCGCGTTTCGGATTTATATGAGTAGCTAGCTTCCTACTAGTCCCTGGCCCAACTAAGTATTTTTAAACTTATTGGAAGATCATTTAGCAGAAGCGATACTCAATGAGTATAACAAAACCCTGCCAAAAAACATTGAGATAGATTCGTAGAATATTAATTTTAACATTATACAAATATATCCCAACCTTTGAGGTTGATACATAAAGACACTCAATCAAAGAATGTTCTTGCTGCCGAACGACCCTCGAGATTAATAACCAACTTAATCATGTGAATAATAAATTTGCAAGTATATTTCTCATGtttatactctctctctttatatatatagagacaGAACGGAGCAAGAAGTTTCTGGCTGACGGCCAAATACCGTTGTAACTTATAAAACTTTAAGGGGCACCATGCatataaataagtgaaaaaataatatgGTACTCATGTATAAACAAAGCAACGTTTCTAAGttggtgtgtgtatatatatacatatatattatatcaaaAGTGAATGGTGTGAGTGAATGGAAGCTCTAATTACACTCTAATTCAAGCATAGTTTTAGACTGACGGGACTCCCTCTCCCCTCTACCTTTGTCATATAGGTTgaaggtggaaaaaaaaaaaacaaaaggaattgGATCGTctataaaaaaaaccatttagAGAGTTTTGGTTAAAACGTTGGGTGGTTCTAGTTATTTTACGTTTAAcatcttgtatattttttttttctcagtttacattttttcatgtaAGGATGCGATCTTTATGCTCAAGGCATTTCACTGAGGATTTGAATAGGGAAGTGAGATACTAGGGGAGATCGAGACTGTATTGCTGAATATTTTCTTACGGcttataaattttcttttgtatatttaagaatcatgattttatgttcaacccgagaatgatatatatatatatatatatatatatatatatataaagaagttTTAGGACCCCGTTCTAGTACAACAGGCGATAGGAGGCGCCGGTGGATTAAAGAAATGGCACTAGGCGGCACGTAGTAGCGGGGAAGGACGGCGACACTTGCCTGTGTTCCACGCCTTATGAGGTCGGCCGTGCCTTCTAAATTCCCCACGCAAGCGCAGGACCTGTCGAGAAACGGGGTCGAGGGTTTTCAAGCGGGGCCCACCTGCCCcgtcctttttttcttttctttttttttttttttttactttgctCGCATCCAGAACTCTCCTTGCGGGTCCCACCGCCTCCTCCTGGCCCCCCACTTGCCTTTTCTCGCAACCTGGTCTCGACGGGTCGGACCGGTACCGGGTCTGAACCAGAATCCACTGATTagtcggatttggatttca
Proteins encoded in this region:
- the LOC116251251 gene encoding WPP domain-interacting protein 2: MDLAEETSGAIVAGKDELPLNSGGSPLDKNGSLGKNSGDSGCGDDGEDGISRSQVVQEGASQAVAGREAEDINSDQIAAEKDGLSIETKKGLGSEKDGLNSSSVEGRIENDGRDGKASLLPNDGDSIAASITSPVDKQATALTSSPDRSENMTKGKGLRKWRRRRRELVVKDGSAGLDLHRALKRGLSNIDLVNAPAQPGAMDIRLKTEELGASMDSTVLLGFTPTLNFGIPLPVSESGSVSDVRNIFVSSAVSENSEDQSSKSSTAANFPTTKHDSEVSGVRENEQVKGTVLVQGAETQLEEKNFDDGTKKFRAERGNDEEFADESPGNHLEGEGSSKIDEQINDQADSYSSVESDSRSCARVGSSATAVLISTNGCFADQRNGRWTQEGKQSWSSDCDGEVNQSECRDSKAGDEDEKNKYEEAHSAYYHENGVELESELRKEESDGSKKGERVRPVKPLNQNRKSSFGGDSWTESLAQLQVVQEALQKEIQKVGVMRREAVSRLDISSHILGTTDKHEKIIPTSSDADSRYQIEENGFPSIELLPSLMYHRVMVLESRLKDAEKMIQHKEGRVKELEAVLGEANLVKDGSDGDLQSLGKMLNEWEMEIERLFMDKIEAETRYFVVNEANNEVRSLIEGELPLVEAHKVLLEEQRQMLNKLKEAEEHALLLKSRAEELENACVNLSATERDLKVRSNVSKFTLYCFIQLILFFLALKFLFFQSSPYSPGVVPT